From one Rosa rugosa chromosome 4, drRosRugo1.1, whole genome shotgun sequence genomic stretch:
- the LOC133707222 gene encoding (+)-cis,trans-nepetalactol synthase NEPS1-like → MTEQPIQLQKLHGKVAIVTGAASGIGAVTARHFADHGARVVVIADVQDAKGREVATSIGSHRCTYVHCDVTDEDQVESLLVDSTVEKYGQLDVMYSNAGITASSVQTVMELDLSWFDKVMEVNVRGMAACVKHAARAMVGKGVRGSIVCTASVVAEYGTESATDYTMSKHAVLGLVRSASVQLAARGVRVNCVSPGLVGTPMVSETLKLGAEEMKEMMTAVYSESSNGPLMEKHVADAVAFLASEDSAFVTGHNLVVDGGFGTKS, encoded by the exons ATGACTGAGCAGCCCATACAACTCCAGAAGCTCCACGGCAAGGTGGCCATCGTCACCGGCGCCGCCAGCGGCATCGGTGCAGTCACCGCGCGCCACTTTGCCGACCACGGAGCTCGCGTCGTCGTGATCGCCGACGTCCAAGACGCCAAGGGCCGAGAAGTGGCCACATCCATCGGCTCCCACCGCTGCACCTACGTCCACTGCGACGTCACCGACGAGGACCAGGTCGAATCGCTA CTAGTCGACTCCACCGTCGAAAAGTACGGCCAACTCGACGTGATGTACAGCAACGCAGGGATAACTGCCTCGTCGGTGCAGACGGTGATGGAGCTGGACCTGTCATGGTTCGATAAGGTGATGGAGGTGAACGTCCGGGGGATGGCGGCGTGTGTGAAGCACGCGGCGCGTGCGATGGTGGGGAAGGGAGTCAGAGGCAGCATAGTGTGCACGGCTAGCGTAGTGGCGGAGTATGGGACGGAGAGCGCGACGGACTACACGATGTCGAAGCACGCGGTGCTGGGGCTGGTGCGGTCGGCAAGCGTGCAGCTGGCGGCGCGTGGGGTGCGCGTGAACTGCGTGTCGCCGGGTTTGGTGGGGACGCCGATGGTGAGCGAGACTCTTAAGCTTGGGGCGGAAGAGATGAAGGAGATGATGACAGCGGTTTATTCGGAAAGCAGCAATGGGCCGCTGATGGAGAAACACGTGGCGGATGCGGTGGCGTTTTTGGCGTCGGAGGACTCGGCGTTCGTCACCGGCCATAATTTGGTGGTTGATGGCGGATTTGGCACCAAGTCCTAA